From the Flavobacterium galactosidilyticum genome, one window contains:
- a CDS encoding DUF1016 N-terminal domain-containing protein: MSNDIQNKILFSQVVELLQNARQQVLRTINSTMVYTYFEIGRVIVEEEQKGKDRAEYGKQLLKGLSKQLNQEFGKGFSVVNLENMRKFYLIYSIPQALSMISEIKIPHH, translated from the coding sequence TTGTCAAACGATATTCAAAATAAAATTTTATTTTCTCAAGTGGTCGAGCTATTGCAAAATGCTCGTCAACAAGTTTTGCGTACAATAAACTCAACTATGGTTTATACCTATTTTGAAATAGGAAGAGTTATAGTCGAAGAAGAACAAAAGGGCAAAGATCGCGCTGAATATGGTAAACAATTATTAAAAGGACTTTCGAAACAGCTGAATCAGGAGTTTGGAAAGGGATTTTCTGTCGTTAATTTAGAAAATATGAGAAAGTTTTATTTGATTTACTCAATTCCTCAGGCACTGTCTATGATTTCTGAAATTAAAATTCCTCATCACTGA